The following coding sequences are from one Arachis hypogaea cultivar Tifrunner chromosome 7, arahy.Tifrunner.gnm2.J5K5, whole genome shotgun sequence window:
- the LOC112701458 gene encoding uncharacterized protein — MLQSKATRDLQLTPALPPSPPQFQIEPRRLFHQRISRSGSNPSPDLVATPSSQTRFVATFICYLFCSAIADLSPSQHHTSVACTATGCTAGFWCCCRHRSACSLWPPCEVGFDNTTPAASRTSSSFGSSGNDIGFKTHLSSINVLKSGRFFNATSSAQADVEEKCSGATLKLVLQLMSIKGLSIAHVKSNLQMYRSKKVEDTNHQVVMAGHHRLLIENGERNNVYNLSQLPMLQSYRNGKDTSF; from the exons ATGTTGCAGAGTAAAGCAACAAGGGATTTGCAGTTAACT CCGGCGCTGCCACCCTCGCCACCGCAGTTCCAGATCGAGCCAAGGCGCCTCTTCCACCAACGCATCTCCAGATCTGGTAGCAATCCATCTCCAGATCTGGTAGCAACGCCTTCTTCGCAAACGAGGTTTGTCGCTACATTCATCTGTTATCTTTTCTGCTCTGCCATTGCTGATCTCTCACCTTCACAACACCATACCTCCGTCGCTTGCACCGCCACCGGTTGCACCGCCG GATTTTGGTGTTGTTGTCGCCATCGCTCAGCTTGCTCTCTATGGCCGCCATGTGAAGTAGGCTTTGACAACACAACACCAGCAGCATCACGCACGTCTTCCTCCTTCGGTAGCAGTGGCAATGACATTGGTTTCAAGACTCACCTTTCTTCGATTAAT GTACTTAAATCAGGAAGGTTTTTCAATGCTACCTCTTCTGCCCAGGCTGATGTTGAAGAGAAATGTTCAG GAGCAACACTAAAATTGGTTCTTCAATTGATGAGTATCAAAGGTTTAAGTATTGCTCATGTCAAGAGTAATTTACAG atgtACAGGAGCAAGAAGGTAGAGGACACAAATCATCaag TAGTAATGGCTGGTCATCATAGGCTTCTAATAGAAAATGGAGAGAGAAATAATGTTTATAATCTCAGCCAGCTTCCCATGCTTCAAAGTTATAG GAATGGGAAAGACACTAGCTTCTAA